Proteins encoded together in one Coriobacteriia bacterium window:
- a CDS encoding acyltransferase codes for MDLRRVAGIKPSPADVASYAYFNGVSWLSGVWGTLRFRVKAALFGVKVGRRARVWGTSHVLRYPKSEISFGDDLILSASQHRAYFASIYAPTFIRTNSYTANIVVGDNVGMSGVSIHCRSTSVTIGDGTMIAANVLISDSDGHALWPPETRRTNPGLDLDAPVTIGRDVWIGTRAMVLKGVTIGDGAVIAAGAVVTADVEPNTVVAGVPAKVVRTLG; via the coding sequence ATGGACCTGCGGCGCGTCGCCGGCATAAAGCCCTCTCCTGCGGATGTAGCATCGTATGCGTACTTCAACGGCGTCTCGTGGCTGAGCGGGGTGTGGGGGACGCTCCGATTCCGAGTCAAGGCGGCGCTCTTCGGCGTGAAGGTCGGCCGCCGGGCGCGCGTCTGGGGCACCTCTCACGTCCTGCGGTATCCGAAATCCGAGATAAGCTTCGGAGACGACCTGATCCTCTCGGCGAGCCAGCACCGTGCGTACTTCGCTTCCATCTACGCGCCCACCTTCATACGCACCAACTCCTACACTGCGAACATCGTGGTCGGCGACAACGTCGGGATGAGCGGCGTCTCGATCCATTGCCGGTCCACGTCGGTGACGATCGGCGACGGGACGATGATCGCCGCGAACGTTCTGATCTCCGACAGCGACGGGCACGCGCTCTGGCCTCCCGAGACGCGGCGCACGAACCCCGGTCTCGACCTGGACGCGCCGGTGACCATCGGCCGCGACGTCTGGATCGGGACGCGGGCGATGGTGCTCAAGGGCGTCACCATCGGAGACGGCGCGGTCATCGCGGCCGGCGCCGTGGTGACGGCGGACGTCGAGCCGAACACCGTCGTCGCGGGCGTGCCGGCGAAGGTCGTGCGCACGCTGGGCTGA